Genomic segment of Centropristis striata isolate RG_2023a ecotype Rhode Island chromosome 21, C.striata_1.0, whole genome shotgun sequence:
GGGTCGAACCAGAGGCAGTTCTTGCCGCCTCCCACCGGGTTTGGTGGAGCAGATCTGGGGTGGCTGTCCATCTCCAGCCAGCAGGAACTCTTCAAGATGGTCAGACCACCTTACTCCTACTCTGCTCTGATAGCGATGGCCATTCAGAACGCGCAAGACAAAAAGTTGACTCTGAGTCAGATCTATCAGTATGTTGCTGACAACTTTCCTTTCTACAAGAAGAGCAAGGCTGGATGGCAGAATTCAATCCGACACAACTTGTCACTGAACGACTGCTTTAAAAAAGTGGCACGGGACGAGGATGACCCCGGTGAGTTAGTTTAACTACTtcgagatatttttttatttttacagaatcAGCCTTAAGACTTGGCTTGAAACGTGTGCTGTATCGGATTTTATCCTTAATAAAACTCTTTAAATTGATTAAACTAGTGGAATCATGCCATTTTAGTGGCAGTTTGGCTAGATTTTAAAGTTGAAATCCGGTTAATAATTGCATTGTGTGCAGGTAAAATGTGAAGTAAAAAGTTTGGCATCcatatttaacccttttttgttttttgttttttgttttttgttactcAGGTAAAGGGAACTACTGGACACTGGACCCCAACTGTGAGAAGATGTTTGACAACGGCAACTTCAGGCggaagagaaaaaggagagcTGACATCACCGGGGCTGACAGCAGCGCTCTGCCCGTCAAGTCAGAAGACGGCCCGCACAAGCTCTCCGACACCGCCAGCCTCCTGAGCTCCTCCCCGCCCAGCCTGCACGGCTCCCCGGCCTCTACCGAGCCCAAGTCGTCCCCGTCTCCTTCCGCGGAGCACAGCCCATGTTACAGCAATTTCGTGTCCAGCGTGAACTCGCTGTTGGCGGGGAGCAGCGAGGGCTCCCGGGGCGGGGAGCGGGAATACGGCTCCGGGCATCTCGGGGGACTGTCTCAGACCAGAGAGGGCATGTCCGGACTGGGCTCCTACTCGCCCACTTTAATCTCCCCTCTGAACTCTGAAAACAACAGAATGAACTATTACACATCAGTACAGAGTCTCTCCAACCACTTCAGTGTTAATAACCTCATATACAGCCGGGAAGGAACAGAGGTGTAGACTGTTGTTTTCAGTGTTGGGCTGCTTACAGAAAAGTAATGTATCACTCATTGTTAGCCTTCACCTGTCTTTAACAGCCAACTGTTATTTATCCTTTTCTGGTTTTGTAATTGTAAAACTAGCACTGGACATGAACTGGTATTTTTCTCACAACAACCCTTCCAaactgggaaaatatattttggtgtATTGGAAAGCAATATTCATTATTTGTAGAAAATTATTCTGCTCACTGAAATCTATCCATGAACTGAAGGGTGCTTACtttacttttctctttttttatatgtGTAGCTGCTCGATTGGGCCGACCCTCTGTCTTAAAGAAGAAGACAAATATGTACAGAAATTATTTTCATAAGAAGATGTGACATGTATTTTAGACTGAAttgtgttctgtgttttatttaaactcaCGTTGATGTTTGaataaaagtcatttattttaactCCAGGTTTATGTGTCATTTTCTACTGATCTTCATGAGTGATTGATGAAAAAAATCAGATCGGTAAATGTCAAGGCCGCATTGAGACTGTGTAATACATACTGATATCTACTTAAAATAGTTATAGGACATGCTTTATGTATCTCTGATTTGGGTCAGGTCTTTTCATGATGAAAATCACTCATATTCTCATCTTATTGAGACTTACAGGGTGTATAGGGTCAGTCTGTTGTATGGTAATTTATCACCATTCAATGATGTCCTTGTAACTAACCCTTGAAAGGTAACTTATCTGAATATTGCATTCAGATAAAGCACAACAAAACCAATTAAATCTATACATTTTAAGTCGtccatttataatattttagaaGCTTTTCTGTCTCTCATAGAGCCTCAGTCAGGcttaaaaaaggcaaatattcAGATTAAtttctaatacatttttcatgaaaGTGGTCAATAAACCAGTATAAATGCTTTAGAGCCTGTCAG
This window contains:
- the foxi1 gene encoding forkhead box protein I1, which gives rise to MNAFGHQPSNQQTSPIQHHSAQELLDMAVYCDNYGVYQQNLHHHHPQRPPTHPSSYGLGEYTSPSTNPYLWLNGPSINSSPYLPGNNGASYIQSGYGSNQRQFLPPPTGFGGADLGWLSISSQQELFKMVRPPYSYSALIAMAIQNAQDKKLTLSQIYQYVADNFPFYKKSKAGWQNSIRHNLSLNDCFKKVARDEDDPGKGNYWTLDPNCEKMFDNGNFRRKRKRRADITGADSSALPVKSEDGPHKLSDTASLLSSSPPSLHGSPASTEPKSSPSPSAEHSPCYSNFVSSVNSLLAGSSEGSRGGEREYGSGHLGGLSQTREGMSGLGSYSPTLISPLNSENNRMNYYTSVQSLSNHFSVNNLIYSREGTEV